The following are encoded in a window of Flavobacterium cupriresistens genomic DNA:
- a CDS encoding ImmA/IrrE family metallo-endopeptidase — MILYKKIEEKTFSILSELNIDAPNQIDVLKIAEYLGVDAKPATLDSSISGLFVIKEQKPYIRYNENEAPQRQKFTIAHELGHFVLHKDTPLFVDKNETVLYRNLDSTTGELLKEKEANSFAASLLMPKVFIEEEIKKIPAGTDPIIYLSDVFKVSTQAMNYRLNNLGYSFLGMF, encoded by the coding sequence ATGATACTCTATAAAAAAATTGAAGAAAAAACTTTCAGTATTTTATCAGAACTAAACATTGATGCCCCAAATCAGATAGACGTTCTTAAAATAGCAGAATATTTAGGTGTTGACGCTAAACCTGCCACACTTGACAGTTCAATTTCAGGACTATTTGTCATAAAAGAACAAAAGCCATACATCAGGTATAATGAAAATGAAGCTCCACAAAGACAAAAATTCACGATTGCCCACGAATTAGGCCATTTCGTTTTACACAAAGACACTCCATTATTTGTCGATAAAAATGAGACAGTTCTTTATCGAAATTTAGATTCTACAACCGGAGAGCTTTTAAAAGAGAAAGAGGCGAATTCTTTCGCAGCGTCTTTACTTATGCCAAAAGTGTTTATTGAAGAAGAAATAAAAAAAATTCCTGCAGGCACAGATCCAATAATTTATCTTTCGGATGTTTTTAAAGTTAGTACTCAAGCAATGAACTATCGATTGAATAATTTAGGTTATTCTTTTTTAGGAATGTTTTAA
- a CDS encoding DEAD/DEAH box helicase, translating to MEYKKWLTYWKKSLSDSLKADINIDKLQHFEIESFVIDMQQIENLSSVNNLINFEEARINKKKGALSKKSENWVDLDEIQVLISPIKIKPTTENLVFLKDKHPKFPFWYFAKLNRNGGLELPEEYFPVFQRKYLEPLADERTEFIFGTVENVDNATAAGRERYVNYQEYIDYVKDVFELAINQKIENYKTEGYETLKNAIVLLPDEDINAAIGIIHLYEKILKEDRIPELLKTFITLNNPKENNPLNVSEFIDSNFLHIGQMGFDFPISISQRKSLNTFLKTNDKVFAVNGPPGTGKTTLLQSIVANKFVESAIKGHQPSIILACSTNNQAVTNIIDSFSQSNTKPGNLEGRWLPEIEGYATYLPANGKTEAELKGINYKKQNGEGLFNRVENHSYLKIAKPYFTEKCSKYLEDKILNINDGIKKIQKEILNIQTILNEASNIWKDYLENEELFSNGYLNNISIRKTYYSENILNEMQFQSDIEILNKLEEKIISYFNNESFFRKLFCYFGLKSALANRLSEVRILLRDSLISETKEFVYTKSAILEKIDNKITTAKTIIESINNWKEWKMSNSITGNPPKTEEEYWEFEYLKIKNGTKLNCFYDELDISLRHKAFQLALHYWEGRWLLKLESDLNDENFERKGFDAIINRWQRQAMLTPCFVSTFYMAPKFFSFLRFFKKGEDGKNIFDTPPLYSFIDLLIVDEAGQVAPEVGTAIFSLAKQAVIVGDVKQIEPVWNIANKIDIGNLKKCNIIKSYDDLIYEKEFDHKGFLASTGSIMKMAQNAANIRQSGVKEKGVTLVEHRRCFDEIINYCNVLAYDGKLIPLKGPAKSDLLFPPMYCIHIEGNSIVKNSSRYNDNEVNAIVNWVVQNKSKIEEKYGKVEDSIGIITPFVGQKNSLRYALKNAGLNIDTLKLGTVHALQGAERPIILFSMVYGKGDSGTMFFDRDNKPNMLNVAVSRAKDNFIVFANTEILDKKSKTPSGILANHLIYEMKV from the coding sequence ATGGAATATAAAAAGTGGTTAACATATTGGAAAAAAAGCTTATCGGATTCCTTAAAAGCAGATATTAATATTGATAAACTTCAACATTTTGAAATTGAGAGTTTTGTAATTGACATGCAGCAAATAGAAAATTTGAGCAGCGTAAACAACCTGATAAATTTTGAAGAAGCACGAATAAATAAAAAGAAAGGGGCTTTAAGTAAAAAAAGTGAGAATTGGGTTGATTTAGATGAAATCCAAGTTTTAATTTCTCCAATAAAAATAAAACCTACAACCGAAAATCTAGTTTTCTTAAAAGATAAACACCCTAAGTTTCCTTTTTGGTATTTTGCTAAACTTAATAGAAATGGCGGATTAGAACTTCCTGAAGAATATTTTCCAGTTTTCCAAAGAAAGTATTTAGAACCCTTAGCTGATGAAAGAACTGAATTTATATTTGGTACTGTTGAAAATGTAGATAATGCAACTGCTGCAGGTCGGGAACGATATGTGAATTATCAGGAATATATAGATTACGTAAAAGATGTTTTCGAATTAGCCATAAATCAGAAGATTGAAAATTATAAAACAGAGGGTTATGAAACTTTAAAAAATGCTATTGTTTTATTGCCAGATGAAGATATAAACGCTGCGATTGGTATAATTCATTTGTATGAGAAGATATTAAAAGAAGACAGAATTCCTGAATTACTAAAGACATTTATAACGCTAAATAATCCTAAAGAAAACAATCCGTTAAATGTCTCTGAATTCATTGATTCAAATTTTTTGCATATAGGACAAATGGGATTTGATTTCCCTATTTCAATATCACAACGTAAAAGTTTGAATACCTTTTTAAAAACGAATGACAAAGTTTTTGCAGTTAATGGACCTCCTGGAACTGGAAAAACGACTTTGTTGCAAAGTATTGTAGCTAATAAATTTGTAGAAAGCGCTATAAAAGGTCATCAACCCTCTATAATTCTTGCTTGTTCAACGAATAATCAAGCAGTAACAAATATAATAGATAGTTTTTCACAATCAAATACAAAGCCAGGTAATTTAGAAGGCAGATGGTTACCAGAAATTGAAGGATATGCAACTTATTTACCAGCTAATGGAAAAACAGAAGCAGAACTAAAAGGAATAAACTACAAGAAGCAAAATGGTGAAGGCTTGTTTAATAGAGTTGAAAATCATTCGTACTTAAAAATAGCAAAACCTTATTTTACTGAAAAGTGTTCAAAATATTTAGAAGATAAGATTTTAAATATTAATGATGGTATAAAAAAAATCCAAAAGGAAATTTTAAATATCCAGACAATATTAAATGAAGCATCTAACATATGGAAAGATTACTTAGAAAATGAAGAACTATTTTCAAATGGTTATCTAAATAATATCAGCATTCGTAAGACATATTATTCTGAAAACATTTTAAACGAAATGCAGTTTCAATCTGATATTGAGATTTTAAATAAATTAGAAGAAAAAATTATTTCATACTTTAATAATGAATCGTTCTTTAGAAAGCTATTTTGCTATTTTGGGTTGAAATCAGCTTTAGCGAATAGATTATCTGAAGTTAGAATTTTATTGAGAGATTCATTAATAAGTGAAACTAAAGAATTTGTTTATACAAAAAGTGCAATACTTGAAAAGATTGACAATAAAATAACAACCGCAAAAACGATTATAGAGTCTATTAATAATTGGAAAGAATGGAAAATGTCTAATTCAATTACTGGAAATCCGCCTAAAACAGAAGAAGAATACTGGGAATTTGAGTATTTAAAAATTAAAAATGGTACCAAACTAAATTGTTTTTATGATGAGCTAGATATTTCTCTTCGTCACAAAGCATTTCAACTTGCTTTGCACTACTGGGAAGGGAGATGGTTATTGAAATTAGAATCTGATTTGAATGATGAAAATTTCGAAAGAAAAGGATTTGATGCAATCATAAATAGATGGCAGCGACAAGCAATGTTAACGCCTTGTTTTGTAAGTACATTTTACATGGCTCCTAAATTTTTTAGTTTTCTCAGGTTTTTCAAAAAGGGAGAAGATGGTAAAAATATTTTTGACACACCTCCACTTTATAGTTTTATAGATTTATTAATTGTTGATGAAGCAGGCCAGGTTGCACCGGAGGTGGGAACTGCAATATTCTCCCTTGCTAAGCAGGCAGTAATAGTTGGTGACGTTAAACAAATAGAGCCTGTATGGAATATAGCGAATAAAATTGATATTGGCAATTTAAAAAAATGCAACATCATTAAAAGTTATGATGATCTTATTTATGAAAAAGAGTTTGATCACAAAGGTTTTCTAGCTTCAACGGGAAGTATAATGAAAATGGCTCAAAACGCTGCTAATATTAGGCAGTCTGGAGTAAAGGAAAAAGGTGTTACTTTGGTTGAACATAGACGTTGTTTCGATGAGATAATTAATTATTGCAATGTACTTGCTTACGATGGAAAGTTGATACCACTTAAAGGACCAGCAAAAAGCGATTTACTATTTCCTCCAATGTATTGTATTCACATTGAAGGAAATTCTATCGTAAAAAATTCAAGTAGATACAATGATAATGAAGTAAATGCAATAGTTAATTGGGTAGTTCAGAACAAAAGTAAAATTGAAGAAAAGTATGGAAAAGTTGAAGATTCTATTGGTATTATTACCCCTTTTGTCGGACAAAAAAATAGTTTGAGATACGCTTTAAAAAATGCCGGGCTTAATATTGATACATTAAAATTAGGAACTGTTCATGCACTTCAAGGGGCCGAAAGACCTATCATTTTATTCTCAATGGTTTATGGCAAAGGCGATTCAGGTACAATGTTTTTCGATAGGGACAATAAGCCGAATATGTTAAATGTCGCGGTTTCAAGAGCTAAAGACAATTTTATTGTTTTTGCAAATACAGAAATATTAGATAAAAAGAGCAAGACTCCATCTGGTATCTTAGCAAATCATTTAATTTATGAAATGAAAGTGTAA
- a CDS encoding tellurite resistance TerB C-terminal domain-containing protein has product MDNSIIDVAGESFSLSNLSSNNSAIHYWANKPVYSYSEIKSATNAQRVYYKTFKFNFLGGLYADLQGNDNYAFVLLYDFLNEYQDHRNPMRLEKQLRDLGNNYAVTRTYCLSSLIKKLEERDDRNAIERIRKEENYYVGQNNSDYWKLGTKNKTKLNLSNNDVDLLNKLWNPNNNFFNIEFCGLEIIKFYLYVIKKLDEKYQKESSSLNIELTKIADIIAQKHYRYRKGSENYNYSLQTILNDINFNIFKYCENIVRENYGQKRKLSTELQYASAYIKEEYDDKLILRLKKILEIYRPTILDPDEITDLELNALNSTRWKTKLDELSINYKNDSKKFIEDVVNLGHSNKNNPAVENIFFEAAKFMVNQDNEAALSLYIYYLYYDLKSAKFDNKPLNKTILKSLFKKSEQLVNFQDVVDKLIKDQNLQEALKSIPLVYTPKRKKIQLDRNAIQEVHEKHSGTVELLNEYLKDDNEEETDDFLSAIVDNEKLVLTIPSALETNKISSFDDSIKFSNIQLEILDIFLNENLSILQTDLEIFVKSKGMFRNQLVESINEICYDTLDDILIEEEDELYTINENYFNRILAI; this is encoded by the coding sequence ATGGATAATTCAATTATTGACGTCGCAGGCGAATCTTTCAGCCTTTCAAATCTTTCATCGAACAATTCTGCCATACATTACTGGGCAAATAAACCCGTTTATTCCTATTCTGAAATAAAGTCTGCAACTAATGCGCAAAGGGTGTATTATAAAACATTTAAGTTTAACTTTTTAGGGGGTCTCTATGCAGATTTACAAGGGAATGACAACTATGCATTTGTTTTGCTTTATGATTTTTTGAATGAGTATCAAGATCATAGAAATCCAATGCGATTAGAAAAACAATTGCGGGATCTGGGAAATAATTATGCTGTAACTAGAACATATTGTCTTTCATCACTAATTAAAAAACTGGAAGAAAGGGATGATCGTAATGCGATAGAAAGAATTAGAAAAGAAGAAAATTATTATGTTGGACAAAACAATTCTGATTATTGGAAATTAGGGACAAAAAACAAGACAAAACTTAATCTCAGTAACAATGATGTCGATTTATTAAATAAACTTTGGAATCCAAACAACAACTTTTTTAACATTGAATTTTGTGGCCTGGAAATTATCAAATTTTATTTATACGTAATTAAAAAACTAGACGAAAAGTATCAAAAGGAATCTTCATCCTTAAATATTGAATTAACGAAAATTGCTGATATAATAGCGCAAAAGCATTATAGGTACAGAAAAGGTTCTGAAAATTATAACTACTCGCTACAGACTATTCTGAACGATATTAATTTTAATATTTTTAAATATTGTGAGAACATCGTAAGGGAGAATTACGGACAGAAAAGGAAACTTTCAACTGAATTACAGTATGCATCGGCTTATATAAAAGAAGAATATGATGATAAATTAATTCTAAGATTAAAAAAAATATTAGAAATATACAGACCAACTATTTTAGATCCAGACGAGATTACAGATCTTGAATTAAACGCACTTAATTCAACACGGTGGAAAACAAAATTGGATGAATTGTCCATTAATTATAAAAACGATTCAAAGAAATTTATCGAAGATGTAGTCAATTTAGGCCATTCAAATAAAAATAATCCTGCTGTAGAAAATATTTTCTTTGAGGCTGCTAAGTTTATGGTGAACCAGGATAATGAGGCAGCTCTTAGTTTATATATTTATTATTTATATTACGATCTTAAGTCTGCAAAATTTGATAATAAACCATTAAATAAAACCATCCTTAAAAGTCTGTTTAAGAAAAGCGAACAATTGGTTAACTTTCAGGATGTTGTCGATAAGCTAATAAAGGATCAAAACCTGCAAGAAGCTTTAAAATCAATTCCGTTGGTTTATACACCAAAGCGAAAGAAAATACAATTAGACAGAAATGCTATTCAGGAAGTACATGAAAAACATTCCGGTACTGTTGAATTGCTGAACGAATATTTAAAAGATGACAATGAGGAGGAAACAGATGATTTTTTATCTGCAATAGTTGATAATGAAAAATTGGTACTTACAATACCTTCAGCTTTAGAAACTAATAAAATCTCCTCATTTGATGATTCCATAAAATTTTCAAATATTCAACTCGAAATACTGGATATTTTTTTAAATGAAAATTTATCAATCCTTCAAACAGATTTGGAAATTTTTGTAAAATCAAAAGGAATGTTTAGAAACCAACTGGTTGAAAGCATAAATGAAATATGCTACGATACACTGGACGATATTTTAATTGAGGAAGAAGACGAACTATATACTATAAACGAAAATTATTTTAATAGAATTTTAGCAATATGA
- a CDS encoding DUF3892 domain-containing protein encodes MAKLADYFISGVWKDSSERITDVMLHTVNENNSFKMGVKTSESNAINFLKAKKTIKTITWGYPDWEIGALVTVVTIGNIEYLRTIANASVKDNLDNSINMIPIK; translated from the coding sequence ATGGCAAAATTAGCTGACTATTTTATTTCAGGTGTTTGGAAAGACAGCTCTGAAAGAATCACAGATGTAATGTTACATACTGTAAATGAAAATAATTCATTTAAAATGGGTGTAAAAACATCTGAATCAAATGCAATTAACTTTTTGAAAGCAAAAAAAACTATAAAAACAATTACTTGGGGATATCCTGACTGGGAAATTGGTGCATTGGTAACGGTTGTTACTATTGGAAATATAGAATATTTAAGAACGATTGCAAATGCTTCTGTAAAAGATAATTTAGATAATTCAATTAATATGATACCTATAAAATAA
- a CDS encoding ATP-binding protein — protein MIDNIKPKEATAIINSLIGGVVPKIGIQHITVGRSEEINSVVSALEDVKNGHSMVKFWIGDFGSGKSFMMHLLNTVALKQKFVVTNADFTPDNRLYSNDGKGVALYSAIMDNVAIQTKPEGGALPTLMEKWIEQIVLKTAHENNILIENIRDEKYLSLIQNNILKTINEITEVGGFDFGTVVMKYYEGYIKNDEQLRRNALKWLKGEYNTKTEAKQDLGVREIINDLNYYDMLKNFCKLFVSMGYSGFMINLDEAINLYKISTSVMREKNYEKILSIYNDCFQGKVSNLFINFAGTKEVLENERRGLFSYHALKSRLESNKFETAEIRDFAQPVIKLLPLDHNEVFVLLKKLKEIFDYNYKVSTNISDDDIQNFMEEMFNKPGASEFLTPREVIRDFLNILNIIRQNPNLDKGKLFGDIEISDERPDTTVLMDSIEEL, from the coding sequence ATGATAGACAATATTAAACCTAAGGAAGCAACCGCAATTATCAATTCATTAATTGGAGGCGTGGTTCCAAAAATTGGTATTCAGCATATCACCGTTGGACGTTCTGAAGAAATAAATTCAGTGGTAAGCGCACTCGAGGATGTGAAAAACGGACACAGCATGGTCAAATTTTGGATTGGAGATTTCGGGTCAGGAAAATCTTTTATGATGCATCTTTTAAATACTGTGGCATTAAAACAAAAATTTGTTGTAACTAATGCCGATTTTACACCCGATAACAGGCTTTATTCAAACGACGGAAAAGGAGTTGCACTCTATTCGGCAATTATGGATAATGTTGCCATCCAAACCAAACCTGAAGGAGGTGCATTACCAACTTTGATGGAAAAATGGATTGAGCAAATTGTATTGAAAACGGCTCATGAAAATAATATATTGATTGAAAATATCCGGGATGAAAAATATTTAAGTCTCATTCAAAATAATATATTAAAAACCATCAACGAGATCACAGAAGTGGGTGGCTTTGATTTTGGAACAGTCGTTATGAAATATTATGAAGGATATATTAAAAATGATGAACAATTAAGAAGAAATGCCCTGAAATGGCTAAAAGGTGAATACAATACCAAGACAGAAGCCAAACAGGATTTAGGCGTAAGAGAGATAATAAATGATCTAAACTATTATGACATGCTTAAGAACTTCTGCAAGCTATTTGTAAGCATGGGTTACAGTGGTTTTATGATTAATCTAGACGAAGCAATCAATTTGTATAAAATTTCCACATCAGTAATGAGAGAGAAAAATTATGAAAAGATTCTTAGTATTTACAACGATTGTTTTCAGGGAAAAGTGAGTAATTTATTCATCAATTTTGCAGGGACTAAAGAGGTTTTAGAAAATGAGCGACGTGGTTTGTTTAGTTATCATGCCTTAAAATCAAGATTGGAATCGAATAAATTTGAAACGGCAGAAATTAGGGATTTTGCACAGCCTGTGATTAAATTACTGCCGCTTGACCATAATGAGGTTTTTGTATTATTGAAAAAACTTAAAGAAATTTTTGACTATAATTATAAAGTTTCTACCAATATTTCAGATGATGATATTCAGAATTTTATGGAAGAAATGTTTAATAAACCAGGAGCTTCTGAATTTTTGACTCCCAGAGAGGTTATCAGGGATTTTTTAAACATTTTGAATATCATCAGACAAAATCCAAATCTGGATAAAGGGAAATTATTCGGAGATATCGAAATTTCAGACGAGAGACCCGATACAACCGTTTTAATGGATAGTATAGAAGAGTTATAA
- a CDS encoding DEAD/DEAH box helicase yields the protein MSFELLSDPIRKYIRDKRWEQLRPIQNAAITRILTTDSHYILVSGTASGKTEAAFLPILSQVNFNERGVQVLYISPLIALINDQFLRVEDLCKNLEVSVVKWHGEANKTSKEKLIKDPSGVVLITPESLEAMFANKPFNVKQLFSNVKFVVIDEIHSFIGSGRGVQLKSILSRLQHLNENQFRIIGLSATLGDYDEAKKFTGNNLQTIVLRDSTQKEIDAKFKFFKSDGDELPLELLKDLYLETKDSKVLVFPNSRGLAEVVAVKLKKISEKVKGHANYFSHHSSVDKEVREYVEYFAKSNSRQNFCISCTSTLELGIDIGSVDQVVQIDATNSIASLIQRIGRSGRREGAKSSLFLYATNKWSLLQSLACWLLFKEKFIEPKDSMSFAYDLLLHQALSITKGHSGIEFNDLVKLLNQNFAFNDIAISDIEEILNHLIHIDLLEKLRNEVIIGIEGEKIVNNRDFYSTFILEDNFKVVNAGIKIGEIPMSPQIIEDENILLAAKIWKIRFVDLKAKKIEVIPTNDGKKPMFSGGGGMVHPAIRQKMLEIIYQDEVFKELDEEASGELDEMRNDFAIFNIKNPKSERPLLVADKKLLFYSFTGTKINSTLQFLFNAAGIENSIDDKTSVFEIAIAKEDFLGKLNLIRADAHNIDEIITEELEQNPEALKISKWGIYLPVKFQIEWMKQNYFDIKQTQEFLLSVNIVDNFSV from the coding sequence ATGTCATTTGAACTATTATCAGACCCCATCCGAAAATATATTCGTGATAAACGATGGGAACAATTGCGTCCCATTCAAAATGCTGCAATTACAAGAATTTTAACTACAGATAGTCATTATATTTTAGTGTCAGGAACAGCTTCAGGAAAAACAGAAGCAGCTTTTTTACCCATATTATCTCAGGTAAATTTTAATGAACGAGGCGTTCAGGTTTTATATATTTCGCCACTTATAGCCTTAATAAATGATCAGTTTCTTCGGGTTGAGGATTTGTGTAAAAATTTAGAAGTCAGCGTTGTAAAATGGCATGGGGAAGCCAATAAAACTTCAAAAGAAAAATTAATAAAAGATCCATCCGGAGTAGTTTTAATTACTCCGGAATCTTTGGAAGCTATGTTTGCCAACAAACCTTTTAATGTAAAACAGCTGTTTTCGAATGTGAAATTTGTGGTCATTGACGAAATTCATTCTTTTATAGGTTCTGGCAGAGGTGTGCAATTAAAATCTATTTTGTCAAGATTACAGCATTTAAATGAAAATCAGTTTAGAATAATTGGCCTTTCTGCAACTTTAGGCGATTACGATGAAGCAAAGAAATTTACCGGTAATAATTTGCAAACCATAGTTTTAAGGGATAGTACACAAAAAGAAATTGACGCAAAGTTTAAATTTTTTAAAAGCGATGGTGATGAATTGCCTTTAGAGCTGTTAAAAGATTTGTATTTAGAAACCAAAGACAGTAAGGTTTTAGTATTCCCAAACAGCAGAGGTCTTGCAGAAGTGGTAGCAGTCAAGCTAAAGAAAATCTCGGAAAAAGTAAAAGGACATGCAAATTATTTTTCACATCATTCTTCTGTTGATAAGGAAGTTAGGGAATATGTAGAATATTTTGCAAAAAGCAATAGCAGACAAAACTTTTGCATTTCCTGTACGTCTACTTTAGAACTCGGAATTGATATTGGCTCAGTTGACCAGGTTGTGCAAATAGATGCTACAAACAGCATTGCATCCTTAATACAACGAATTGGAAGAAGCGGCAGGAGAGAAGGTGCAAAAAGTTCCCTTTTTTTATATGCTACAAATAAATGGAGTTTACTGCAATCGTTGGCTTGCTGGCTATTGTTTAAAGAAAAATTTATCGAACCGAAAGACTCGATGAGTTTTGCATACGATCTTTTGTTACATCAGGCATTATCAATCACAAAAGGGCATTCAGGCATTGAGTTTAATGATTTAGTCAAACTATTGAATCAAAATTTTGCTTTTAATGATATTGCCATTTCTGATATTGAAGAAATTTTAAATCATTTGATCCATATCGATTTGCTGGAAAAATTACGAAATGAAGTAATTATCGGGATTGAAGGAGAAAAAATCGTAAACAATAGGGACTTCTACAGTACTTTTATTCTGGAAGATAATTTTAAAGTGGTAAACGCAGGGATAAAGATAGGTGAAATCCCAATGAGTCCGCAGATTATAGAAGATGAAAATATTTTACTGGCCGCAAAAATATGGAAGATTAGATTTGTAGATTTAAAAGCAAAAAAAATTGAAGTGATACCAACAAACGATGGCAAAAAGCCAATGTTTTCAGGCGGAGGCGGAATGGTTCATCCAGCGATTAGGCAAAAAATGTTGGAAATAATATATCAGGATGAAGTATTTAAAGAACTTGATGAAGAAGCTTCAGGCGAATTAGACGAAATGAGAAATGATTTTGCCATTTTTAATATAAAGAATCCTAAATCAGAAAGACCCTTACTAGTTGCAGATAAAAAGCTGTTATTCTATTCTTTTACAGGAACGAAAATCAACAGTACGTTGCAATTTCTTTTTAATGCTGCAGGAATAGAAAATTCAATAGATGATAAAACCAGCGTATTTGAAATTGCAATTGCGAAAGAAGATTTTTTGGGCAAACTAAATCTTATTCGTGCAGATGCTCATAATATTGACGAAATAATTACTGAAGAATTAGAGCAAAATCCTGAAGCACTAAAAATATCCAAATGGGGAATCTATCTGCCGGTAAAATTTCAAATTGAATGGATGAAACAAAATTATTTTGATATAAAACAAACTCAGGAATTTTTACTTAGTGTTAATATTGTAGACAATTTTAGTGTTTAA
- a CDS encoding helix-turn-helix transcriptional regulator — protein sequence MRDFKGILYYMIGNRIKSLRTERSLSQEDLSLQLNLSRASISNIELGRHQIPLFLLYELSLYFKIDIHDLIPSIEEIQSNLNSNSPELSKILDTQNLDLSQKVNLENILNSI from the coding sequence ATGAGAGACTTTAAAGGTATTCTCTACTATATGATTGGTAATAGAATTAAATCCTTGAGAACAGAAAGAAGTTTAAGTCAAGAAGATCTTTCTTTACAATTAAACCTATCAAGAGCTTCAATTTCTAATATTGAATTAGGAAGACATCAAATTCCATTATTTTTACTTTATGAATTATCTTTATATTTTAAAATTGATATTCATGATTTGATCCCGTCAATTGAAGAAATTCAATCGAATTTAAACTCTAATAGTCCAGAATTATCTAAAATTTTAGACACACAAAATCTGGATTTATCACAAAAAGTAAACCTCGAAAACATATTAAACAGTATATAA